DNA from Kineosporiaceae bacterium:
CTGCTAGCCTCTAAAACACCAACCGCCGGTTACACCGTTGCGCCCACAGTCTCGCCGTGTCGCTTGCCAGCGTGATGGGACCACCCGTTCTGCCACGAGGATGGGACCACTGTGGGGCGGCTTGATCATGGGGTTCGGTCGCTGTCGGGGTCAAGCCGGGCAGGTGCTGGGGCGTGGGGGCGTTGCCGGTAGGAGGGTCCGTCGAGGATCAGGGTGTGGGCGTGGCCGGTGAGCCGGTCCACGGCTGCTTGGGCCAGGAGCTGGTCGCTCGTCATTGCGAGCCACTCAGACGGGTCCCGGTTGCTGGTCACGATCGTCGACGCGGCTCTCGCGTGGCGTTCGACGGCGAGTTCGTAGAAGTCGTTCGTGGTGACCGGATCCAGGGCCTTCAGCGCGAAGTCGTCGATGATCAGTAGGTCGAGGCGGGCGAGCCGGCGGAACTCGGTCTCCAGGGTTTGGTCGAGGCGCGCGGCGCGCAGGCGGGTGAACAGCTTCTCCGCGCGGACCATGTGCACGGTGTGCCGGCGACGGACCGCGATGTGGCCCAGGGCATTCGCGCAGTGACTCTTCCCGACGCCGACCGGGCCCAGGACGAGCAGATTGTGGCCGGCGTCCAGGAACCGCAACGAGATCAGGTCAGCGAACGCGGCCCGGTCGTAGATCAGGTCGGCGGGTTCGGTCCAGGTCTCGATCCGCATCCGAGGGATCAGCCCCGCCCGGGTGGCCCGGGTCGCCGCGGAGCGGTTCTCCCGGCGGGCGACCTCGTCGCCCAGGATCTGCTCCAGGAACTGGTGATGAGACAGCTGCCGACTCTTGGCCAGCAGGAGCCGCTCGGGGAGGGTGTCCTTCAGCCCGGACAGCTTCAACGCCCGCAGCAGCGCCAACAGATCGCTGCCCAGCGGATCCACCGGCATCGTCGTATTCGGCGGGATGGTCGGGGTGGTCAGGGTCATGGGGTGAGGTCCTCCTCGATGGGGTCGGGCACGACGGTCAGACGCCGCCGCGGATTGTTGAGCGAGGTCGTGAACTCGGCGGGGTCGCGGGCGAACCGGCCCGAGATCCCCGCGCTGGTGGGCAGCTGCGGTGGGGTGGTCTCCAGGGCCCGAGCGAGCATCGCGGCGATCTTCGCCACGGAGACCACGTCGAGGTCCAACGCTGTGCGGCAGGCGTCCTCGACGGGGCCGGGACCGTAGCGGCGGACCAGGCCGAGCAGGCGGTAGACGCTGCGCATCCGGGTCCAGGGCAACGGCTCGTCCAACAGCCGCTGGACGTAGATCCCGATGTGGTGGCCGTGGCGCTGCGCGGTGGCGTGGAGGCGGTCCAGGTCGCGCATCGCATACCCGACCCGCTCCACCGGCAGGTCGCTCGGGTCGGTGGAGCGGCCGCCGGGCGGTTGGCGGGGGTGGGTCTTGATCAGGCGGCCGCGGTGGAACAGCTTCACCAGATCACGGTCGGCGCGGGCGTCCAGGTGGGTGCCGATCCAGTCGGTGGGGACCGAGTACAACGCCTTGGCGATCTCCACGTGGTGGTCGCGGTGCACCTTCACCACCCGCAGCACCGGCACGTCATAGGCCGCCGGGACCGGCAGCAGGACCGGCGCCTCTAGGTCGGTGAACACCTCCAGCGGCCGCGCAGCCAGGGTGCCGTGCATCCGCATCCCGGCGACCTCGCGGCACCACCGCGTGGCGGCGGCCTGCGCGGTGGCGAGGTCGGTGAAGGCTTCGCCGGCCCAGAAGTTGCCGCGGACGTACTGCACGACCCGCTCGACCCGGGGTTTGTCCTGCGGCGCCCGGACCCGGGCGGGGTCGGTGGCGAACCCGGCGTGCTGGGCATAGTCCAACCACCCGATCGACAACCTCGGTGTCACCGCGTCAGCCTGGGTGACAACGGGTTTGAGGGCTCTTCGTAGTTCCGCGTGATGTCCTGTGTTGATCAAGGTGTTCACGCTGCCGTCCGGGCGGCGCTGGCCAGGAGGATACGGGCCTTGTAGTGGCTCTCGTTCCGAAATCCTCGGCCGGTCCGCTTGATGTGCTTGATCCCGGTGTTCGCGGCTTCGGTGCGGGCGTTGGTGACGCCGGTGATGATGGCGACCTCGATGTGCGGCCACCAGGTGCAGATCGTCGCCCACAGCCGGTCGGTCTCCGGCATGCGTGCGGTCAGGACGTAGGCGCCCAGGCGCATCTTCTCCTCCTGGGCGGTGGCCAGGCTGGAGCAGGCCAGCAGGCGGCGGAGCTGTTCCTTCACGGCCCAGGCCGCGCCGAGCTCGTCGGTCGGGTCATCGGCGGTGAACGTGCGCCGCAGCCGGGCCAACGCCTTCGGGGACAGGGTGTCACCGGCGCGCAGCAGCAGCCGCCGGTTCGCCCACGCCGCGTCCCGGCGCCGGCCCCGGCGACCGAACCGTTCCCGGATCACCCGTTGCCGGACCTGGGTCAACGCGTCGCCTGCGAGCTTGACCAGATGGAACACATCGACCGCGACCGCGGCCTCGGGCAGGTGCTCGCTGATCGCCTTGCGGTAGGCCGCGGACGGGTCGATCGCGACCACCTCGATGCCTGCTCGCCAGGTGTCGGTGCGTCCGGCCAGCCAGTCCCCGGCCCCCCGTCGAGGTGCGCCCGTCGACCACGGCGAGGACCTGCCCGGTGTCCAGGTCGACCAGGGTGGTCATCCACGGCTCCCTGCGCTTCCACGCGCCGTGCTCGTCGCGGAAGAACCGGACCGACCGGTAACGGTGCTCATCGATCCCGAGCCGGCGCACCATCGTGGCGTCGACAGCCGGCAGCACCAGGACGGCCGCGTTCACCGATGCCTGCACGGTCCACCAAGCGATGCCGTACGCGGCGGCGACCTCGACCACGGCCCGCCCCGAGCAGATCACCGCGTCCAGCACCGCCCCCCGAAGCCGGGTCGTGGCCTTCGCCCGCAACGGGACCTCATCGGTGACCTCGGCGAACGTCCGCTTCCCGCACAGGGTTTCGGCGCAGACGAACCTGCGCCGGCGCAGGACCACCTCCACCCGGCCGGCGACCGGGATGTCCCGCAGCCGCGAGGCACGGACCTGATGCACCCGGTCCGACAGCACCCCACAGGCCGGGCACGCCGCCTCTGCGGCCTCCGAGGCGATCGTGACCACCCGCACCGGGCAGCCGTCGTCGTCGACATCGTCGACCGCCTGCACGACGCGGTAGCCGGGCAGGTCGAACAGCACACTCGCCGCATCCCGCGGCAAGCCCGTAGGCTCGAACATGGCTCGTGGTCCCTCGAC
Protein-coding regions in this window:
- a CDS encoding ATP-binding protein, with product MTLTTPTIPPNTTMPVDPLGSDLLALLRALKLSGLKDTLPERLLLAKSRQLSHHQFLEQILGDEVARRENRSAATRATRAGLIPRMRIETWTEPADLIYDRAAFADLISLRFLDAGHNLLVLGPVGVGKSHCANALGHIAVRRRHTVHMVRAEKLFTRLRAARLDQTLETEFRRLARLDLLIIDDFALKALDPVTTNDFYELAVERHARAASTIVTSNRDPSEWLAMTSDQLLAQAAVDRLTGHAHTLILDGPSYRQRPHAPAPARLDPDSDRTP